The proteins below are encoded in one region of Micromonospora yangpuensis:
- a CDS encoding FecCD family ABC transporter permease, with amino-acid sequence MSARTPADATPAPADQSTANAPAPTGGDVVGLGRRSPRRAGRRRLVIGTDRTHVVVGVREAAVCATALLAVAALAVVGLGVGDFPLRVDEVLGVLGGRIGGLPRTVVWEWRLPRIAAAIGFGAALGVAGAVFQTITRNPLASPDIIGLANGSFTGMLVALLLLGGGWPLLMAGSLTGGLLAALAIYLLAYRDGLSGFRFIVVGIGVSAMLAATNTWLLLRAELETALFAAAWGAGSLNTATAEVVWPAVGVVLAVLLITPLWSAALAQLELGDDVAAASGVAVERDRAVLVLIAVILVSAVTTVAGPISFVALAAPQIARRLVRAPGLPLVATAVVGALLLLGADLVAQHVIPLTVPVGVVTVTLGGGYLLWLLVHEVRRTS; translated from the coding sequence GTGAGCGCCCGGACACCGGCGGACGCCACCCCGGCACCGGCGGACCAGTCGACCGCGAACGCCCCCGCGCCGACGGGCGGGGACGTGGTGGGCCTCGGCCGCCGGTCACCGCGCCGCGCCGGCCGCCGCCGGCTGGTGATCGGCACCGACCGGACGCACGTGGTCGTCGGCGTCCGTGAGGCCGCCGTCTGCGCCACCGCGCTGCTGGCCGTCGCGGCGCTGGCGGTGGTCGGACTCGGGGTGGGTGACTTCCCGCTGCGCGTCGACGAGGTCCTCGGCGTGCTCGGTGGCCGGATCGGTGGGCTGCCCCGCACCGTCGTGTGGGAGTGGCGGCTGCCCCGCATCGCCGCCGCGATCGGCTTCGGCGCGGCGCTCGGCGTCGCCGGTGCGGTCTTCCAGACCATCACCCGCAACCCGTTGGCCAGCCCGGACATCATCGGCCTGGCCAACGGCTCGTTCACCGGCATGCTGGTCGCCCTGCTGCTGCTGGGCGGCGGCTGGCCGTTGCTGATGGCCGGCTCGCTCACCGGTGGCCTGCTCGCCGCCCTGGCGATCTACCTGCTCGCCTACCGGGACGGGCTCTCCGGGTTCCGCTTCATCGTGGTGGGCATCGGGGTCTCCGCCATGCTCGCCGCCACCAACACCTGGCTGCTGCTGCGCGCCGAGTTGGAGACGGCACTCTTCGCCGCCGCCTGGGGCGCCGGCTCCCTCAACACCGCCACCGCCGAGGTGGTCTGGCCCGCCGTCGGGGTCGTCCTGGCGGTGCTGCTGATCACCCCGCTGTGGTCGGCGGCCCTGGCCCAGCTGGAACTCGGTGACGACGTCGCCGCCGCCAGCGGAGTCGCGGTCGAGCGGGACCGGGCGGTCCTGGTGCTCATCGCGGTGATCCTGGTCAGCGCGGTCACCACGGTGGCCGGGCCGATCTCGTTCGTGGCCCTGGCCGCCCCGCAGATCGCCCGCCGGCTGGTCCGGGCGCCGGGCCTGCCGCTGGTCGCCACCGCCGTGGTGGGGGCGCTGCTGTTGCTCGGTGCCGACCTGGTCGCCCAGCACGTGATCCCGCTGACCGTGCCGGTGGGGGTCGTGACGGTGACCCTCGGCGGCGGGTACCTGCTCTGGCTGCTCGTCCACGAGGTCAGGAGGACCAGTTGA
- a CDS encoding ABC transporter ATP-binding protein — translation MTTRLRAEGVTLRYDQRIVSEGLSVAVPDGSFTVLIGPNACGKSTLLRALSGLLRPTVGRVLLDGTDLVALPVKERARRLALLPQTMTAPEGITVRELVGRGRYAHQRVLRRFSRADEEAVEAALAATGTTDLADRRTDELSGGQRQRAWIAMVLAQETPLVLLDEPTTYLDVAHQIDVLNVLHRLVVQGRTVVAVLHDLNHAARYATHLVAMRDGRIVAEGDPRSTVDAGLVTEVFGMPNQVVADPVTGAPLVVPADTRQPAADRAGTGGPAAAGG, via the coding sequence TTGACCACCCGGTTGCGCGCCGAAGGCGTCACCCTGCGCTACGACCAACGGATCGTGAGCGAGGGCCTGTCCGTCGCGGTGCCGGACGGCTCGTTCACCGTGCTGATCGGGCCCAACGCGTGCGGCAAGTCGACGCTGCTGCGGGCCCTGTCCGGGCTGCTGCGCCCCACCGTGGGACGGGTCCTGCTCGACGGGACGGACCTCGTGGCCCTGCCGGTGAAGGAACGCGCCCGGCGGCTCGCCCTGCTCCCACAGACCATGACCGCGCCCGAGGGGATCACCGTCCGGGAGCTGGTCGGCCGGGGTCGCTACGCCCACCAGCGGGTGCTGCGTCGGTTCTCCCGGGCCGACGAGGAGGCCGTCGAGGCGGCCCTGGCCGCGACCGGCACCACCGACCTGGCCGACCGGCGCACCGACGAACTCTCCGGTGGGCAACGGCAGCGGGCCTGGATCGCCATGGTGCTCGCCCAGGAGACCCCCCTCGTCCTGCTCGACGAACCCACCACCTACCTGGACGTGGCACACCAGATCGACGTGCTCAACGTGCTGCACCGGCTGGTCGTCCAGGGACGCACCGTCGTGGCGGTGCTGCACGACCTCAACCACGCCGCCCGGTACGCCACCCACCTCGTGGCGATGCGCGACGGGCGGATCGTGGCCGAGGGCGATCCCCGCTCGACGGTGGACGCCGGTCTCGTCACCGAGGTCTTCGGGATGCCGAACCAGGTGGTGGCCGACCCGGTCACCGGTGCGCCACTGGTCGTGCCGGCCGACACCCGCCAGCCGGCCGCCGACCGGGCCGGCACCGGCGGCCCGGCGGCGGCCGGTGGGTAG